In one Thalassoroseus pseudoceratinae genomic region, the following are encoded:
- a CDS encoding response regulator transcription factor has product MYEPTVYLVDDDIDMRESLECLLQASGMQTCAFERADQFLHEYCPALMGCVIVDYQMPGMTGLELLERMQIPGEDALPAILMTAFADVPIAISAMKRGAIDLLEKPFQPEDLMAKVQEALSRDLQRQSIRSQQTQLVKKFERLTKRENETLELLRAGLPNKAIAAKLEITERAVEMRRARIMEKIEAQSIAELFEEFAIYRKLIEPVA; this is encoded by the coding sequence GTCTCTCGAATGTTTGTTACAAGCGTCGGGGATGCAAACGTGTGCCTTTGAGCGAGCTGATCAATTCTTGCATGAGTATTGTCCGGCGCTAATGGGCTGTGTGATCGTCGATTATCAAATGCCTGGCATGACAGGCTTGGAACTGCTCGAACGTATGCAAATCCCCGGCGAGGATGCTTTGCCGGCAATCCTGATGACCGCGTTTGCCGATGTGCCAATTGCGATTTCGGCTATGAAACGCGGAGCAATCGATTTACTTGAGAAGCCGTTTCAGCCGGAAGACCTGATGGCGAAAGTCCAGGAAGCGTTGAGTCGAGACTTACAGCGACAATCAATTCGCTCACAGCAAACTCAACTGGTGAAGAAGTTCGAACGTTTGACGAAACGTGAGAATGAAACGCTTGAACTGCTCAGAGCCGGCCTGCCAAATAAAGCGATCGCTGCAAAGCTGGAAATCACGGAACGCGCGGTGGAAATGCGTCGCGCTCGTATCATGGAAAAAATTGAAGCTCAATCGATCGCAGAACTCTTTGAGGAATTCGCCATCTACCGCAAACTGATCGAACCGGTGGCTTGA